The Miscanthus floridulus cultivar M001 chromosome 17, ASM1932011v1, whole genome shotgun sequence genome has a window encoding:
- the LOC136518490 gene encoding putative laccase-11 — MAGGRRRVSPACLFLAVALVVLVALPELAAARTRRYTFNVTMATVTRLCVTKSIPTVNGRFPGPRIVVREGDRLVVQVHNNINSNVTFHWHGVRQLRSGWSDGPSYITQCPIRPGQSYAYDFRIVGQRGTLWWHAHFSWLRATLYGPLLILPPRGVPYPFPKPDREVPLMLGEWFNADPEAVIKQALQTGGGPNVSDAYTFNGLPGPTYNCSAASDTFKLRVKPGRTYMLRLVNAALNNELFFAVASHTLTVVQADASYVKPFTADTLVISPGQTMDVLLTAAASPSSPAFAIAVAPYTNTVGTFDNTTAIAVLEYDGAPQQSALRNLPPPALPLYNDTGAVANFSAKFRSLASAQYPALVPRTVDRRFFFAVGLGADPCQSRVNGTCQGPNGTRFAASMNNVSFTMPRTSLLQAHYQRQYSGVLTANFPAVPPVPFNYTGTPPNNTFVTHGTRVVPLNFNTTVEVVLQDTSILGAESHPLHLHGYDFFVVGQGFGNYDANNDTDKYNLVDPVQRNTISVPTAGWVAIRFVTDNPGVWIMHCHLDVHLSWGLAMAWLVNDGPLPNQKLLPPPSDIPRC, encoded by the exons ATGGCCGGCGGTCGTCGTCGTGTCTCCCCTGCGTGCCTCTTTCTCGCCGTCGCCCTCGTGGTCCTCGTCGCCTTGCCGGAGCTCGCCGCTGCCCGCACCCGCCGCTACACGTTCAAT gtgacgatggcaacggtgacgCGGCTGTGCGTGACGAAGAGCATCCCCACGGTGAACGGGCGGTTCCCGGGGCCGAGGATCGTCGTGCGCGAGGGCGACCGCCTCGTGGTGCAGGTCCACAACAACATCAACAGCAACGTAACGTTCCACTG GCACGGAGTCCGGCAGCTGCGCAGCGGGTGGTCGGACGGGCCGTCGTACATCACGCAGTGCCCGATCCGGCCCGGGCAGAGCTACGCCTACGACTTCCGCATCGTGGGGCAGCGCGGCACGCTGTGGTGGCACGCGCACTTCTCCTGGCTCCGCGCCACGCTCTACGGCCCGCTCCTCATCCTCCCGCCGCGCGGCGTCCCCTACCCGTTCCCAAAGCCCGACAGAGAAGTCCCCCTCATGCTCGGTGAGTGGTTCAACGCGGACCCGGAGGCCGTGATCAAGCAGGCGCTGCAGACGGGCGGGGGGCCGAACGTCTCCGACGCCTACACCTTCAACGGCCTGCCAGGCCCAACCTACAACTGCTCCGCCGCCAGCGACACGTTCAAGCTGAGGGTGAAGCCGGGGCGGACGTACATGCTGCGGCTCGTGAACGCGGCGCTCAACAACGAGCTCTTCTTCGCGGTGGCCAGCCACACGCTGACGGTGGTGCAGGCGGACGCCAGCTACGTCAAGCCGTTCACGGCCGACACGCTGGTCATCTCGCCGGGGCAGACCATGGACGTGCTCctcaccgccgccgccagcccTTCCTCGCCGGccttcgccatcgccgtcgcgcCCTACACCAACACCGTCGGCACGTTCGACAACACCACCGCCATCGCCGTCCTCGAGTACGACGGCGCGCCGCAGCAGAGCGCGCTCCGGAACCTCCCGCCCCCCGCGCTGCCGCTGTACAACGACACGGGCGCGGTGGCCAACTTCTCGGCTAAGTTCCGGAGCCTCGCGAGCGCGCAGTACCCGGCGCTGGTGCCGCGGACGGTGGACCGCAGGTTCTTCTTCGCCGTCGGGCTCGGCGCGGACCCGTGCCAGAGCCGGGTGAACGGGACGTGCCAGGGCCCCAACGGCACCCGGTTCGCGGCGTCCATGAACAACGTGTCCTTCACCATGCCCAGGACCTCGCTCCTCCAGGCGCACTACCAGCGGCAGTACAGCGGCGTGCTCACGGCCAACTTCCCCGCGGTGCCGCCGGTGCCGTTCAACTACACCGGCACGCCGCCCAACAACACGTTCGTCACGCACGGCACCAGGGTGGTGCCGCTCAACTTCAACACCACCGTCGAGGTGGTGCTGCAGGACACCAGCATCCTGGGCGCCGAGAGCCACCCGCTGCACTTGCACGGCTACGATTTCTTCGTCGTCGGCCAGGGATTCGGCAACTACGACGCCAACAACGACACCGACAAGTACAACCTCGTCGACCCGGTGCAGCGCAATACCATCAGCGTGCCCACCGCCGGCTGGGTCGCCATCCGCTTCGTTACCGACAACCCCGGCGTGTGGATCATGCATTGCCACCTGGACGTGCACCTGAGCTGGGGTCTGGCAATGGCGTGGCTCGTCAACGACGGGCCGCTGCCGAACCAGAAGCTGCTGCCTCCGCCGTCCGATATCCCCAGGTGTTGA
- the LOC136515871 gene encoding uncharacterized mitochondrial protein AtMg00810-like, translated as MVACFRMSDLGALSYYLGIEVRQGKEELMLEQSAYAPKLLERSGMAECKPCVTLMEERLKLTKASTTVKVDATLYQSIIGGLRYLVHTRLDIAFDVGYVSRFMEDPREDHWATVKQLLHYVKGTVDHGIIFPKTGGSRL; from the coding sequence ATGGTGGcttgttttcgaatgagcgatctcggcgcactctcctactaccttggcattgaggtgagacaggggaaggaggaactcatgctcgaACAGAGCGCGTATGCCCCCAAGCTattggagaggagcggcatggctgagtgcaagccatgtgtgACTTTGATGGAGGAGCGTCTAAAGCTAACGAAGGCCAGCACCAcggtgaaggtggatgcaacactataccagagcatcatcggcggtctacgctacctagtccacacgaggctggACATTGCGTTTGATGTGGGctatgtcagtcgcttcatggaggatcctagagaggatcatTGGGCTACGGTGAAGCAGCTACTACACTACGTCAAGGGAACAgtagatcatgggatcatcttcccaaagactgGTGGGAGTAGACTGTAG